From a region of the Vanrija pseudolonga chromosome 2, complete sequence genome:
- the inhA_0 gene encoding Isonitrile hydratase: MAAATDAPTFNIVVALFPGVTQLDFTGPHQVLARLPGAKITAASLDGGEIEADGLVFGRLPTLASIDASKIDILLVPGGIGTGQAVENAAFIEQIKRLAAHAKYITSVCTGSLILGAAGLLKGKRAATHWAWRHSLPLYGAIPDDARVVRDGNIFTGGGVTAGIDFALTIVAEIAGPEAAQAIQLGIEYAPAPPFNSGRPELAPPEVLARVQGRYKERVDEVENAAKKAAIV, encoded by the coding sequence atggccgccgcgaccgacgccCCCACGTTCAACATTGTCGTTGCGCTCTTCCCCGGCGTCACACAGCTCGACTTCACCGGCCCACACCAGGTGCTTGCGCGCCTCCCCGGCGCGAAGATCACCGCTGCGTcgctggacggcggcgagatcGAAGCCGACGGGCTCGTGTTCGGCAGGCTGCCGACGCTGGCGTCGATCGACGCGTCCAAGAtcgacatcctcctcgtccctgGCGGCATCGGGACGGGCCAGGCGGTCGAGAACGCCGCGTTCATCGAGCAGATCAAgcggctcgccgcgcacgcaAAGTACATCACGTCGGTGTGCACCGGCtcgctcatcctcggcgcggcgggcctGCTGAAGGGCAAGCGCGCAGCGACGCACTGGGCCTGGCGGCACTCGCTGCCGCTGTACGGCGCGAtccccgacgacgcccgcgtcgtgcgcgacggAAACATCTTCACCGGTGGAGGCGTGACTGCCGGCATCGACTTTGCGCTCACCATCGTCGCTGAGATTGCCGGCCCCGAGGCGGCACAGGCGATCCAGCTCGGTATCGAGTACGCGCCTGCCCCGCCATTCAACTCTGGCCGACcggagctcgcgccgccagagGTCCTCGCCCGCGTGCAGGGCCGCTACAAGGAGCgcgtggacgaggtcgagaacgcggccaagaaggcggcgATTGTGTAG
- the CDA_0 gene encoding Chitin deacetylase, whose translation MLVATASISLLGLAAAHIGCSGHNIARRNIGGEHNVIYDKRQVDGSNVDVAAECAPYSYAPMANSKPKYPSIWVQPAALVPGDTEAAALFATINATVAQKVPNSNSPHGTLKGDWAGVNYPPGDADCWWTQTRCTTPAASLGLQPDITNLPEPETWGLGFDDGPNCSHNALYNFLQTNNQKATMFFIGSNVIDWPVQAIRARDDGHHICVHTWSHPYMTALTNEQVFAELYYTRQVIKEVVGVTPTCWRPPYGDVDNRVRVIASALNLSNVLWKNDTFDWSVGTNNITAADVTNNYQKIITAAGQGQYATQGLTVLNHEINNFTMQEFIEQYPNIKGAFKHIVPLSAAMNWTHPYVEQNYTFQSFDEYVAGTPASGAAAASSDAASGSASGAAGSGTGTASGAAASAASAKASSKPSSAGVTRPAAGVLVVAIAAALLL comes from the exons ATGCTCGTCGCGACCGCTTCCATCTCACTCCTgggcctcgctgccgcccacATTGGCTGCAGCGGCCACAACATTGCCCGGCGCAACATTGGAGGCGAGCACAATGTCATCTACGACAAGCGCCAGGTGGACGGCTCAAACGTTG acgtcgccgccgagtgcGCGCCCTACTCGTACGCGCCCATGGCCAACAGCAAGCCCAAGTACCCCAGTATTTGGGTGCAGCCCGCGGCCCTCGTCCCCGGTGacaccgaggccgctgcGCTCTTCGCGACCATCAACGCGACCGTGGCCCAAAAGGTGCCCAACTCGAACTCGCCGCACGGCACGCTCAAGGGCGACTGGGCGGGCGTAAACTACCCTCCCGGGGACGCCGACTGCTGGTGGACGCAGACGCGCTGCACGACccccgcggcgtcgctcggcCTGCAGCCCGACATCACCAACctgcccgagcccgagacgTGGGGTCTCGGTTTTGACGACGGACCCAACTGCTCGCACAACGCGCTGTACAACTTCCTCCAGACCAACAACCAGAAGGCGACCATGTTCTTCATCGGCTCCAACGTCATCGACTGGCCGGTGCAGGCGatccgcgcgcgcgacgacggccaccacATCTGCGTGCACACCTGGTCGCACCCGTACATGACGGCCCTCACCAACGAGCAGGTGTTCGCCGAGCTCTACTACACGCGCCAGGTCatcaaggaggtcgtcggcgtcacgcCCACCTGCTGGCGCCCGCCCtacggcgacgtcgacaaccGCGTGCGCGTGATTGCCTCGGCGCTCAACCTCAGCAACGTCCTCTGGAAGAACGACACGTTCGACTGGTCGGTCGGCACCAACAACATcacggccgccgacgtcacCAACAACTACCAGAAGAtcatcaccgccgccggccaggGCCAGTACGCGACCCAGGGCCTCACGGTGCTCAACCACGAGATCAACAACTTCACCATGCAGGAGTTTATCGAGCAGTACCCGAACATCAAGGGCGCGTTCAAGCACATTGTGCCCCTCTCGGCCGCCATGAACTGGACCCACCCTTACGTCGAGCAGAACTACACCTTCCAGAGCTTTGACGAGTACGTCGCTGGTACCCCTGcctcgggcgccgcggccgcctcgtcggaTGCTGCTTCTGGCAGTGCatctggcgctgctggctcggGTACCGGCACTGCGTCTGGTGCCGCTGCCTCTGCTGCGTCCGCCAAGGCGTCCAGCaagccctcgagcgcgggcgtTACGCGCCCTGCCGCTGGCGTCCTTGTCGTTGCCATCGCcgcggccctcctcctctaA
- the SPAC977.15 gene encoding putative AIM2 family protein — MSIPEDHQCNTLPPVQATYTPKGTWGELAGIKTYFTGPEDTGKAVLFVYDVFGFSSAQILQGADILSAAGYRIAVPDFLDGQYMQAWWGNGSQKGADARTAFRAGYPGKPSTQDQRVADTLAALKDEGYAVGVAGFCWGWKAVVLSRAVNGFAAIATAHPSAIDPDDADRVSVPVLLLPSAGEPRPEIEALYARLEAARPGTNKLKWYNDSVHGWAAARADLSDAKQAEKFKEAYEDFAEFFKLHL; from the exons ATGTCCATCCCAGAAGACCACC AGTGCAACACCCTCCCGCCCGTCCAGGCGACCTACACCCCCAAGGGCACGtggggcgagctcgcggggATCAAGACGTACTTCACCGGGCCAGAGGACACGGGCAAGGCCGTGCTGTTCGTGTACGACGTGTTTGGCTTCTCGAGCGCGCAGATTCTTCAGG GCGCCGACATCCTCTCAGCAGCAGGCTACCGCATCGCGGTCCCCGACTTCCTCGACGGGCAGTACATGCAGGCCTGGTGGGGGAACGGGAGCCAGAAGGGCGCGGACGCGCGCACTGCTTTCCGCGCCGGATATCCCGGCAAGCCGAGCACGCAGGACCAGCGCGTGGCGGACACTCtggcggcgctcaaggatGAGGGgtacgccgtcggcgtggcgggctTCTGCTGGGGCTGGAAGGCGGTCGTGCTCAGCCGCGCGGTGAATGGGTTTGCGGCGATCGCGACGGCGCACCCGAG cgcaatcgaccccgacgacgcggaccgCGTCAGCGTCCCTGTTCTTCTGTTGCCGTCTGCCGGCGAGCCGCGCCCCGAGATCGAAGCGCTGTatgcccgcctcgaggctgCGCGCCCGGGCACCAACAAGCTCAAGTGGTACAACGACTCGGTGCacggctgggcggcggcacgggcggaTCTGAGCGACGCCAAGCAGGCGGAGAAGTTCAAGGAGGCGTACGAGGACTTTGCGGAGTTCTTCAAGCTGCACTTGTAG
- the priB_2 gene encoding Protein priB — protein sequence MSGSDDAKDELAPPPANNPQDLCYRSKLKCVGRENPPCQRCVTQGMECTFDGRRKSKMTMVENRISSLEGTLEDMQAQMSAVSNQLAELAALQRAQPTKPEPSPIPRSPHTLAPPVNAHSLSAILSPAPPRSGFDDDSNNHYHSASVRSSGKAPILGPTLGGPPSYLPPAHGSPPRRRDDVDDDPLDEASRHGPLRKTLTRYEQSRRPPAASSSSNPISPAAGSERPSKRFRGDDYAAATPSDIYAGSVLSAPEYADPVDSGLITPARGRALVDTFFKHCNVSIPIFDPAVDTWESLRRRSALCLTSILMVGARYDDGPEDSTLQRRLQEHAEWLAKNTLFSPAPNDVDIETIQALVVLTAWGEVQWRPGGHTFRLAMESGLYRCLPHLVATGMGSRCVYTADLEKDRPYVVGARVWLAILKSEYEMAFNHGRPLLVGDDPSIGLGRRLLDHPLALQTDSRLVAQCELIAGRQRRHLSFQDPPQTTVAQTVAELKKENDFFDSWFADWNSYYDHIDIPSGHFLRDVLITLKHHAILISNARLLIGVHSQADVEALSPERRDALFKAVGAASGLVHMAVGSKGYKEHFASSSSLTQVGMVFASRLLIRFATLAPEAVDLRRTSKEIEEIAEMLRRGPGAQLAEQIHQILERARDKRVLPPRSGPGSRDTSPRQGQAAADADGRIAFSMPEPAAPYTFDLLSDFEFAQELFSGPALTDNEAINMFNWIRNDWHDRPQGGGSAW from the exons ATGTcaggcagcgacgacgcaaaGGACGAGctggcaccgccgccagctaACA ACCCCCAGGACCTATGCTACCGCTCCAAGCTCAAGTGCGTCGGGCGCGAGAACCCGCCCTGCCAGCGCTGCGTGACGCAGGGCATGGAGTGCACGTTTGACGGCCGGCGCAAGTCGAAAATGACCATGGTGGAGAA TCGCATCTCATCGCTCGAGGGCACGCTCGAGGACATGCAGGCGCAGATGAGCGCCGTGTCGAACCAGCTCGCAGAGCTCGCGGCCCTGCAGCGCGCCCAGCCGACAA AACCCGAGCCGTCGCCGATCCCGCGCTCGCCAcacacgctcgcgccgcccgtcaaCGCGCACTCGCTCTCGGCCATCctgtcgcccgcgccgccgcgcagcggctttgacgacgacagcaacaACCACTACCACTCTGCGTCTGTGCGCTCGTCCGGCAAGGCGCCGATCCTCGGCCCGACGCTTGGCGGCCCGCCATCTTACCTTCCCCCAGCGCACGGCAGCCCCCCTCGCCGAagggacgacgtcgacgacgacccgctcgacgaggcgtcgcGCCACGGCCCGCTGCGCAAAACACTGACGCGGTACGAGCAgtcgcgccgtccgccggcggcctcgtcgtcgtccaaccccatctcgccggcggctggctccGAGCGCCCCAGCAAGCGCTTCAGAGGCGACGACTACGCGGCTGCTACTCCCAGCGACATCTATGCCGGATCCGTCCTCTCGGCGCCGGAGTACGCGGATCCCGTGGACAGCGGCCTGATCACGCCTGCGCGGGGCCGCGCACTGGTGGACAC GTTCTTCAAACACTGCAATGTGTCGATTCCTATCTTTGACCCGGCGGTGGACACTTGGGAGAG CCTCCGCCGGCGGTCGGCACTCTGCCTCACATCCATTTTGATGGTAGGCGCCCGGTATGACGACGGGCCCGAAGATAGCACGCTGCAGCGGCGACTGCAGGAGCATGCGGAATGGCTTGCAAAGAACACGTTGTTTAGCCCTGCTCccaacgacgtcgacattgaGACGATCCAGGCATTGG TCGTGCTCACCGCCTGGGGAGAGGTCCAGTGGCGGCCGGGAGGGCACACGTTCCGCCTCGCGATGGAGTCGGGCCTGTATCGCTGCCTGCCGCACCTGGTTGCGACGGGCATGGGCAGCCGGTGCGTGTACActgccgacctcgagaaggACCGGCCGtatgtcgtcggcgcgcgcgtgtggcTCGCCATCCTGAAGAGCGAGTACGAGATGGCGTTCAACCACGGCAGACCGCTGttggtcggcgacgacccgaGCATCGGGCTCGGCAGGCGGCTGCTCGACCACCCACTCGCGCTGCAGACCGactcgcgcctcgtcgcgcagtgCGAGCTGATCGccggccgccagcgccgccacctcAGCTTCCAGGACCCGCCGCAGACGACCGTGGCGCAGACGGTCGCCGAGTTGAAGAAGGAGAACGACTTTTTCGACTCGTGGTTCGCCGACTGGAACAGCTACTATG ACCACATCGACATCCCGAGCGGCCACTTCCTCCGCGACGTGCTCATCACACTCAAGCACCACGCGATCCTCATCTCCAACGCGCGCCTGCTCATCGGCGTGCACTCGCAGGcggacgtcgaggcgctgtCGCCGgaacgccgcgacgcgctcttcaaggccgtcggcgccgcctcggggcTCGTGCACATGGCCGTCGGGTCAAAGGGGTACAAGGAGCACTTTGCGAGCTCCAGCAGCCTGACGCAGGTCGGCATGGTGTTCGCCTCGCGCCTGCTCATCCGCttcgcgacgctcgcgcccgaggcggtcgaTCTGCGGCGGACAAGcaaggagattgaggagattgccgagaTGCTGCGAAGGGGGCCTGGCGCACAGCTCGCAGAGCAGATCCACCAGATCctcgaacgcgcgcgcgacaagCGCGTCCTCCCGCCCCGCTCTGGCCCGGGCTCGCGCGACACCTCGCCCCGGCAGGGCCAAgcggcggccgacgccgacggccgcatCGCATTCAGCATGCCCGAGCCTGCGGCACCGTACACGTTCGACCTGCTCAGCGACTTTGAGTTTGCGCAGGAGCTGTTCAGCGGCCCGGCGCTGACTGACAACGAGGCGATCAACATGTTCAACTGGATCAGGAATGACTGGCACGACCGACCGCAGGGAGGCGGGTCGGCGTGGTAG
- the metB gene encoding Cystathionine gamma-synthase, translating to MPSIPTHAIATRVLHGDDVQSAAERAFHPVVPPIYWSATFAAEDAETFAGMSADPRHPAVYTRHANPTHERVQRIMADLEGTEDALLTASGMGAISTSILALVKKGDHVIAQTRHYMAASRLFADVLPSYGVDVSIVEQTDLANFEKEIRPNTVLIYIETPANPTIVLTDIVGVVELARKHSTPNNRILTVADNTFAGPVNTRPAVDGVDVVVHSATKSLGGHHDLTAGVICTSKELATKIHLMHTILGSVASPMDAWLLLRGIRTLTLRIDKINSNALAIAEFLEKQPKVEKVYYPLLKSHPQHELAKRQMKGGGPVIAFAVKGDYKATAEFVAQLKLIVHAVSLGGIDSLIVHTATMWRSTMTEQQMEEAGIAVNFVRFSVGVEDVEDLKADLTQALATVPN from the coding sequence ATGCCCAGCATCCCGACCCACGCTATCGCGACCCGCGTCctgcacggcgacgacgtgcagtccgccgccgagcgggcgTTCCACCCCGTCGTGCCCCCCATCTACTGGAGCGCGACCTTtgctgccgaggacgccgagacgtTTGCAGGCATGTCGGCCGACCCCCGCCACCCGGCCGTCTACACGCGCCACGCGAACCCGAcgcacgagcgcgtgcagcgcatcatggccgacctcgagggcaccgaggacgcgctcctcACGGCGTCGGGCATGGGCGCCATCTCGACCAgcatcctcgcgctcgtcaagaAGGGAGACCATGTGATCGCGCAGACGCGCCACTACATGGCTGCGTCGCGCCTGTTTGCCGACGTCCTCCCCAGCTACGGCGTCGACGTGTCGATCGTCGAGCAGACCGACCTCGCAAACTTTGAGAAGGAGATCAGGCCCAACACGGTGCTGATCTACATCGAGACGCCCGCAAACCCGACCATTGTGCTCACCGAcattgtcggcgtcgtcgagctggccagGAAGCACTCGACGCCCAACAACCGCATCCTCACGGTTGCCGACAACACGTTCGCTGGCCCAGTCAACACGCGCCCggctgtcgacggcgtcgacgtggtcGTGCACTCGGCGACCaagtcgctcggcggccaccACGACCTGACGGCTGGAGTGATCTGCACGTCCAAGGAGCTGGCGACCAAGATCCACCTGATGCACACGATCCTCGGgtcggtcgcgtcgccgATGGACGCGTGGCTGCTCCTCCGCGGCATCCGCACGCTTACGCTGCGTATCGACAAGATCAACAgcaacgcgctcgccatcgccgagtTCCTCGAGAAGCAGCCCAAGGTCGAGAAGGTCTACTACCCCTTGCTCAAGAGCCACCCgcagcacgagctcgccaagcgccagaTGAAGGGCGGCGGACCTGTGATTGCGTTCGCAGTCAAGGGCGACTAcaaggcgacggccgagTTTGTCGCCCAGCTCAAGCTCATCGTGCACGCCGTCAGCCTGGGCGGCATCGACTCGCTCATCGTGCACACGGCGACCATGTGGCGCAGCACCATGACCGAGCAGCagatggaggaggcgggcATCGCCGTCAACTTTGTCCGCTTCTCCGTCGgagtcgaggacgtcgaggacttGAAGGCGGATCTGACGCAGGCGCTGGCCACTGTGCCAAACTAG